A genomic window from Nocardioides rotundus includes:
- the serA gene encoding phosphoglycerate dehydrogenase, whose protein sequence is MTTRPVVLIAEELSPATVEALGPDFEIRHCNGADREELLPAIADVDAILVRSATKVDAEALAAAKRLQVIARAGVGLDNVDVKAATQSGVMVVNAPTSNIVSAAELAVALMLAAARNISPAHAALKNGEWKRSKYTGIELYEKTVGIVGLGRIGVLVAQRLSAFGMEVIAYDPYVQAGRAAQMGVRLVDLDTLLAESDFMSVHLPKTPETLGLIGTEELAKAKPNLVLVNAARGGIVDEDALYAALKEGRIAGAGLDVFASEPCTDSPLFELENVVATPHLGASTDEAQEKAGIAVARSVRLALGGELVPDAVNVQGGVIAEDVRPGIPLVEKLGQVFTALAGGAAQSLDVEVRGEITEYDVKVLELAALKGAFADVVDETVSYVNAPLLAAERGTEVRLITEPDSPDHRNLITLRGTLADGSQVSVSGTLIGIAQRERIVEVNGFDVDIEPTQHLAILTYDDRPGVVGVMGRLLGEAQVNIAGMQVARDAKGGAALVALSVDSAIPAETVAEIEQEIDAHSLVTVDLA, encoded by the coding sequence GTGACCACCCGCCCCGTCGTACTCATCGCCGAAGAGCTCAGCCCCGCCACCGTCGAGGCGCTCGGGCCCGACTTCGAGATCCGGCACTGCAACGGAGCCGACCGCGAGGAGCTCCTGCCCGCCATCGCCGACGTCGACGCGATCCTGGTGCGCTCCGCGACCAAGGTGGACGCCGAGGCGCTGGCCGCCGCGAAGCGCCTGCAGGTCATCGCCCGCGCCGGAGTCGGCCTGGACAACGTCGACGTCAAGGCCGCGACCCAGTCCGGCGTCATGGTCGTGAACGCCCCGACCTCCAACATCGTCTCCGCGGCCGAGCTGGCGGTCGCGCTGATGCTCGCCGCGGCGCGCAACATCTCGCCGGCGCACGCCGCGCTGAAGAACGGCGAGTGGAAGCGGTCGAAGTACACCGGCATCGAGCTCTACGAGAAGACCGTCGGCATCGTCGGCCTGGGCCGGATCGGCGTCCTGGTCGCGCAGCGGCTGAGCGCGTTCGGCATGGAGGTCATCGCCTACGACCCCTACGTCCAGGCGGGCCGCGCCGCGCAGATGGGCGTGCGCCTGGTCGACCTCGACACCCTCCTCGCAGAGTCCGACTTCATGTCCGTGCACCTGCCCAAGACCCCGGAGACGCTCGGCCTGATCGGCACCGAGGAGCTGGCCAAGGCCAAGCCCAACCTGGTCCTGGTCAACGCCGCCCGCGGCGGCATCGTCGACGAGGACGCGCTCTACGCCGCCCTCAAGGAGGGCCGGATCGCCGGCGCCGGCCTGGACGTCTTCGCCTCCGAGCCCTGCACCGACAGCCCGCTCTTCGAGCTGGAGAACGTCGTGGCCACGCCGCACCTGGGCGCCTCGACCGACGAGGCGCAGGAGAAGGCCGGCATCGCGGTGGCGAGGTCGGTCCGCCTCGCCCTCGGCGGGGAGCTGGTCCCCGACGCGGTCAACGTGCAGGGCGGCGTGATCGCCGAGGACGTCCGGCCGGGCATCCCGCTGGTGGAGAAGCTCGGTCAGGTCTTCACCGCGCTGGCCGGCGGTGCCGCGCAGAGCCTGGACGTCGAGGTGCGCGGCGAGATCACCGAGTACGACGTCAAGGTGCTCGAGCTGGCCGCTCTCAAGGGCGCCTTCGCCGACGTCGTCGACGAGACCGTCTCCTACGTCAACGCGCCGCTGCTCGCCGCCGAGCGCGGCACCGAGGTGCGGCTGATCACCGAGCCCGACAGCCCCGACCACCGCAACCTGATCACCCTGCGCGGCACCCTCGCCGACGGCTCGCAGGTCTCGGTCTCCGGCACCCTGATCGGGATCGCCCAGCGGGAGCGGATCGTCGAGGTCAACGGCTTCGACGTGGACATCGAGCCCACTCAGCACCTGGCGATCCTCACCTACGACGACCGCCCCGGCGTGGTCGGCGTGATGGGCCGACTGCTCGGCGAGGCGCAGGTCAACATCGCCGGCATGCAGGTCGCGCGGGACGCCAAGGGCGGCGCGGCCCTGGTCGCCCTGTCGGTCGACTCCGCGATCCCGGCCGAGACCGTGGCCGAGATCGAGCAGGAGATCGACGCCCACTCCCTGGTGACCGTCGACCTGGCCTGA
- a CDS encoding histone deacetylase, whose protein sequence is MLWYVGYGSNLDRDRFLRYLTGGRAAGARRAVPGARDTTPPADERAVVVPGRMFFGWESPTWGGGVSFLDADADDTAYGRAYLLTEAQFADVAAQEMHQEPGQDLDLAHVLEHRRHALGPGRYETLHLLGELEGTPMLTFTADDPRSLGLNPPVPAYLSILARGLRDTHGLDEDAVVEHLVTRPGMADWDAEAVGRVLGRASD, encoded by the coding sequence ATGCTCTGGTACGTCGGCTACGGCTCGAACCTGGACCGGGACCGCTTCCTGCGCTACCTCACCGGCGGTCGCGCGGCAGGCGCCCGGCGCGCGGTCCCGGGAGCCCGCGACACCACCCCGCCCGCCGACGAGCGGGCGGTGGTCGTCCCGGGCCGGATGTTCTTCGGCTGGGAGTCGCCCACCTGGGGCGGCGGGGTGAGCTTCCTGGACGCCGATGCCGACGACACCGCCTACGGCCGGGCCTACCTGCTCACCGAGGCGCAGTTCGCCGACGTGGCCGCACAGGAGATGCACCAGGAGCCGGGTCAGGACCTCGACCTGGCGCACGTGCTCGAGCATCGCCGGCACGCGCTGGGCCCGGGGCGCTACGAGACGCTGCACCTGCTGGGCGAGCTGGAGGGGACGCCGATGCTCACCTTCACCGCCGACGACCCGCGGAGCCTCGGTCTCAACCCGCCCGTGCCGGCGTACCTCTCCATCCTCGCCCGCGGGCTGAGGGACACCCACGGCCTGGACGAGGACGCGGTCGTCGAGCATCTGGTGACGCGTCCCGGGATGGCGGACTGGGATGCGGAGGCTGTGGGCCGCGTGCTGGGACGGGCGTCGGACTGA
- a CDS encoding YdeI/OmpD-associated family protein — translation MGAQEDAERVEPDTLEGWSRWLADNHGRGYGVWLVQRRRAAERAWDYEESVLEALRFGWVDSTQRTLDEDRSMMWFAPRRPQSLWTQPNREHIARLEEAGLLEPAGRAAVDAARANGNWSLLEPAERGEVPDDLAAALAARPEALRQWDAFPPSARKAALVWVVTARRPATRDRRVAAIVDGAADGVRVPG, via the coding sequence ATGGGTGCCCAGGAGGACGCGGAGCGGGTGGAGCCCGACACCCTGGAGGGCTGGTCGCGCTGGCTCGCGGACAACCACGGGCGGGGGTACGGCGTGTGGCTGGTGCAGCGACGCCGGGCCGCCGAGCGGGCGTGGGACTACGAGGAGTCGGTCCTGGAGGCGCTCCGCTTCGGCTGGGTCGACTCGACCCAGCGGACCCTGGACGAGGACCGGTCGATGATGTGGTTCGCACCGCGGCGACCGCAGAGCCTGTGGACCCAGCCGAACCGGGAACACATCGCACGGCTCGAGGAAGCCGGGCTGCTCGAGCCGGCCGGTAGGGCCGCGGTCGACGCCGCGCGCGCCAACGGCAACTGGTCGCTGCTGGAGCCGGCCGAGCGCGGCGAGGTCCCCGATGACCTCGCCGCCGCGCTGGCCGCTCGTCCGGAGGCGCTGCGCCAGTGGGACGCCTTCCCGCCGTCGGCCCGCAAGGCCGCGCTGGTGTGGGTGGTCACGGCACGACGGCCGGCCACCCGCGACCGGCGGGTCGCGGCGATCGTCGATGGCGCGGCCGACGGCGTCCGTGTCCCTGGCTGA
- the ilvC gene encoding ketol-acid reductoisomerase — MAEMFYDDDADLSLIQGKNVAVIGYGSQGHAHALSLRDSGVDVRVGLKEGSTSREKAEAEGLRVLPPAEAVEEADVVVILAPDQVQRDLYKNEIEPGLTPGDTLVFGHGFNIRFGFVDPPEGVDVFMVAPKGPGHLVRREYVDGRGVPVLVAVEKDESGNAWPLALSYAKAIGGLRAGGIKTTFAEETETDLFGEQAVLCGGTSQLVQYGFEVLTEAGYQPEVAYFECLHELKLIVDLMYEGGIAKQRWSVSDTAEYGDYVSGPRVIDPHVKENMKAVLEDVKNGSFAQRFIDDQDNGGKEFKELRAKGEKHPIEKTGRELRKLMAWVKSHDSDYVEGTASR, encoded by the coding sequence GTGGCTGAGATGTTCTACGACGACGACGCCGACCTGTCCCTGATCCAGGGCAAGAACGTGGCCGTCATCGGCTATGGCAGCCAGGGACACGCACACGCGCTGTCCCTGCGCGACTCCGGTGTGGACGTGCGCGTCGGCCTGAAGGAGGGCAGCACGTCCCGGGAGAAGGCGGAGGCCGAGGGGCTGCGGGTCCTCCCGCCCGCCGAGGCGGTCGAGGAGGCCGACGTGGTCGTGATCCTCGCCCCCGACCAGGTCCAGCGCGACCTGTACAAGAACGAGATCGAGCCCGGCCTCACCCCCGGCGACACCCTGGTCTTCGGCCACGGCTTCAACATCCGCTTCGGGTTCGTCGACCCGCCCGAGGGCGTGGACGTGTTCATGGTCGCCCCCAAGGGCCCCGGCCACCTGGTGCGGCGCGAGTACGTCGACGGCCGCGGCGTCCCCGTGCTGGTCGCGGTGGAGAAGGACGAGAGCGGCAACGCCTGGCCGCTGGCGCTGTCCTACGCCAAGGCGATCGGCGGCCTGCGCGCCGGCGGGATCAAGACCACCTTCGCCGAGGAGACCGAGACCGACCTGTTCGGCGAGCAGGCGGTGCTGTGCGGCGGCACCTCCCAGCTGGTGCAGTACGGCTTCGAGGTGCTCACCGAGGCCGGCTACCAGCCCGAGGTCGCCTACTTCGAGTGCCTGCACGAGCTGAAGCTGATCGTCGACCTCATGTACGAGGGCGGCATCGCCAAGCAGCGCTGGTCGGTCTCCGACACTGCGGAGTACGGCGACTACGTCTCCGGCCCCCGGGTCATCGACCCGCACGTGAAGGAGAACATGAAGGCGGTCCTGGAGGACGTGAAGAACGGCTCCTTCGCCCAGCGCTTCATCGACGACCAGGACAACGGCGGCAAGGAGTTCAAGGAGCTGCGCGCCAAGGGCGAGAAGCACCCGATCGAGAAGACCGGTCGCGAGCTGCGCAAGCTGATGGCGTGGGTGAAGTCGCACGACTCCGACTACGTCGAGGGCACCGCCTCGCGCTGA
- the ilvN gene encoding acetolactate synthase small subunit: MSTHTLSVLVEDKPGVLTRIAALFSRRGFNIHSLAVGPTEHADISRMTIVVNVEGLPLEQVTKQLNKLVEVLKIVELDGASSVNRELLLVKVRADGNTRGQVLDAVQLFRAKVVDVAPDAVTIEATGNSDKLRDLVQVLEPYGIRELVQSGMVAIGRGSRSVSEKATRPVAVPAPPPAS; encoded by the coding sequence ATGAGCACGCACACCCTGTCCGTCCTGGTGGAGGACAAGCCGGGCGTCCTGACCCGGATCGCGGCGCTGTTCAGCCGCCGCGGCTTCAACATCCACTCCCTGGCGGTCGGGCCCACCGAGCACGCCGACATCTCCCGGATGACCATCGTGGTCAACGTGGAGGGGCTGCCGCTGGAGCAGGTCACCAAGCAGCTCAACAAGCTGGTCGAGGTGCTGAAGATCGTCGAGCTCGACGGCGCGAGCTCGGTCAACCGCGAGCTGCTGCTGGTGAAGGTGCGCGCCGACGGCAACACCCGCGGCCAGGTGCTGGACGCGGTGCAGCTCTTCCGGGCCAAGGTGGTCGACGTGGCCCCCGATGCGGTCACCATCGAGGCGACCGGAAACAGCGACAAGCTCCGCGACCTGGTGCAGGTGCTCGAGCCCTACGGGATCCGGGAGCTGGTGCAGTCGGGCATGGTGGCGATCGGCCGGGGCTCCCGGTCGGTCTCGGAGAAGGCCACGCGCCCGGTCGCCGTACCCGCTCCGCCGCCGGCGAGCTGA
- a CDS encoding acetolactate synthase large subunit gives MSEQEPQGEAMTGAQSLIRSLESAGADTIFGIPGGAILPAYDPLLDSTRIRHILVRHEQGAGHAAQGYAAATGRVGVCMATSGPGATNLVTPLADAHMDSVPLVAVTGQVGASMIGTDAFQEADIRGITMPITKHNFLVTDPTDIPRTVAEAFHIASTGRPGPVLVDVAKSALVADTTFAWPTHLALPGYHPTTRPHAKQVREAARLILEARRPVLYVGGGTIRSGASRELRELAELTGMPVVTTLMARGAFPDSHPQHLGMPGMHGTVAAVAGLQRSDLIISLGARFDDRVTGNLDSFAPNAKVIHADIDPAEIGKNRFADVPIVGDVREVVNDLITLLRTQADAGHTGDYEQWVDFLAGVKKRYPLGYDTHEDSLAPQYVIERLSAISGPESIYVAGVGQHQMWAAHFVDYENPNTWINSGGLGTMGFSVPAAMGAKVGRPDATVWSIDGDGCFQMTNQELATCAIENIPIKVALINNQSLGMVRQWQTLFYNERYSNTDLQRSPEGKGSPPPARIPDFPKLADAYGCVGLSCETADEVDATIRKAMEIDDVPVVVDFRVHRDAMVWPMVAAGTSNDEIKYARDLAPTFDEDDL, from the coding sequence ATGAGTGAGCAGGAGCCGCAGGGCGAGGCCATGACCGGCGCCCAGAGCCTGATCAGGTCGTTGGAGTCGGCGGGCGCCGACACCATCTTCGGGATCCCCGGCGGCGCCATCCTCCCGGCCTACGACCCCCTGTTGGACTCCACGAGGATCCGGCACATCCTGGTGCGGCACGAGCAGGGCGCCGGGCACGCCGCGCAGGGGTACGCCGCCGCGACGGGCCGGGTCGGTGTGTGCATGGCCACCAGCGGTCCCGGCGCGACCAACCTGGTCACCCCGCTCGCGGACGCCCACATGGACTCGGTCCCGCTGGTGGCTGTCACCGGGCAGGTCGGCGCGTCGATGATCGGCACCGACGCCTTCCAGGAGGCCGACATCCGCGGCATCACCATGCCGATCACCAAGCACAACTTCCTGGTCACCGACCCCACCGACATCCCCCGGACGGTGGCCGAGGCCTTCCACATCGCCTCCACCGGACGGCCGGGCCCGGTGCTGGTCGACGTGGCCAAGTCGGCGCTGGTGGCCGACACGACGTTCGCCTGGCCGACCCACCTCGCGCTGCCCGGCTACCACCCGACGACCCGGCCGCACGCCAAGCAGGTGCGCGAGGCGGCCCGGCTGATCCTGGAGGCCCGGCGGCCGGTGCTCTACGTCGGCGGCGGCACCATCCGCTCCGGCGCCTCCCGCGAGCTGCGCGAGCTGGCCGAGCTGACCGGGATGCCGGTCGTCACCACGCTGATGGCGCGCGGCGCGTTCCCCGACAGTCACCCCCAGCACCTCGGCATGCCCGGCATGCACGGCACCGTCGCGGCCGTCGCGGGGCTTCAGCGCAGCGACCTGATCATCAGCCTGGGCGCCCGCTTCGACGACCGGGTGACCGGCAACCTGGACTCCTTCGCCCCGAACGCGAAGGTGATCCACGCCGACATCGACCCGGCCGAGATCGGCAAGAACCGGTTCGCCGACGTCCCGATCGTGGGCGACGTGCGCGAGGTCGTCAACGACCTCATCACCCTGCTCCGCACCCAGGCCGACGCCGGTCACACCGGCGACTACGAGCAGTGGGTGGACTTCCTGGCCGGGGTGAAGAAGCGCTACCCGCTGGGCTATGACACCCACGAGGACTCGCTGGCCCCGCAGTACGTCATCGAGCGGCTCAGCGCCATCTCCGGTCCCGAGTCGATCTACGTCGCCGGCGTGGGGCAGCACCAGATGTGGGCCGCCCACTTCGTCGACTACGAGAACCCCAACACCTGGATCAACTCCGGCGGCCTGGGCACGATGGGCTTCTCCGTGCCGGCGGCCATGGGCGCCAAGGTCGGCCGGCCGGACGCGACCGTGTGGTCGATCGACGGCGACGGCTGCTTCCAGATGACCAACCAGGAGCTGGCCACCTGCGCGATCGAGAACATCCCGATCAAGGTGGCGCTGATCAACAACCAGTCCCTGGGCATGGTGCGGCAGTGGCAGACGCTGTTCTACAACGAGCGCTACTCCAACACCGACCTGCAGCGCAGCCCCGAGGGCAAGGGCTCCCCGCCGCCGGCCCGGATCCCGGACTTCCCCAAGCTGGCCGACGCCTACGGCTGCGTCGGGCTGTCCTGCGAGACCGCGGACGAGGTCGACGCCACGATCCGCAAGGCGATGGAGATCGACGACGTGCCGGTGGTCGTGGACTTCCGGGTGCACCGCGACGCGATGGTGTGGCCGATGGTCGCCGCCGGGACCAGCAACGACGAGATCAAGTACGCCCGCGACCTCGCGCCCACCTTCGACGAGGACGACCTGTGA